Sequence from the Thermocoleostomius sinensis A174 genome:
CCCATCGGTGACCAACTGGTTTTGCTTGAGCTTTGTACCCGCATGAAACACGATCGCTCCAGTTGCTTCAGCTTGGGCAATACCTCGCAGTGGCAAGCCTTTCTGATATTTTTCCGGATAGCCCTTAGCCGCAATCACCACACAAGCCGCAACGCCCGGTTTCCAACTTAACGGTGGAAATTCATCCAATCGTTGCTGCACACAGGCCAGCATTAGCGCATCCAGTGGTGTGTCAAGCAAGGGAAGCACAGCCTGAGTTTCAGGATCACCAAACCGGCAGTTAAATTCGATCACCTTCGGATCACCCGCGGGTGTAATCATCAATCCGGCATAGAGCACTCCGCGATAATCAATTTCCTGCTGCCGGAGTGCGGCGATCGTCGGCTCCAAGATCTCTTGCTGAATCCGCGCCATTAGGGCAGGGGTCACAATGGGAGCAGGTGCATACGCTCCCATACCGCCTGTGTTGGGGCCGGTATCACCATCGCCAATCCGCTTGTGATCCTGAGCGGGCAGCAGCGGTCGAATGGTTTTACCATCTGTGACGGCCAAAATCGACGCTTCTTGTCCGCTGAGGTATTCTTCTACAACCACCGTATAGCCTGCTTCACCAAATTGCCCTGCAAAGGACGCTTCGATGGCCGCAATGGCGTCAGACTCAGTTTCAGCGACGGTGACACCCTTACCCGCCGCTAAGCCGTCTGCCTTGACAACGATCGGCGCTCCCTGCGCTTTTACATACGCGATGGCCGCCGCTGCATCTGTAAATACCGCTGCTGCCGCCGTTGGAATGTTGGCTTGCTTCATCAACGCTTTAGACCAGGCCTTACTAGCTTCAACTTGCGCACCAGCTTGGCTGGGGCCAAACACCATCAACCCCTGTTGCTGTAGATAGTCTGTGATACCAGCCGCTAGGGGCACTTCTGGTCCGATAACAATCAACGCCACATTGTTGACCAAGGCAAACCGACCAATGCCCTCAAAGTCGCTAACGTTCAATGCCAAATTCCGACACCGCTCTAGCCTAGCTGTTCCACCATTGCCAGGAATACAGAAGACTTCTTGTACTCGTGGAGACTGTAGCAGTTTCCAGGCAAGGGCATGTTCGCGCCCTCCACTGCCGACAACCAAAACTTTCACGCTTTACTCACCCTTGGATAACGTTCTAATTGCTTAACGAAAGTTCAACTCATTATGTCATACCACTGTCAAAGCCTTGTGCCTCTGTCAAAGTTTTACTCCGCTTTTGGTAGGAACGTTTTTGTATTTTTCGACTCATTCATTTATGGGGTTAAGTCTAGGCGAGCAGCCCCTTGGCAGCCGTATTCTAGCGGTTAAACTGTAGAAGGCAAATTTGCCCGATCGCCTGACAACTGGCAACCTATGACAAAGAAAAATTCGTCAAGAACCAAGATTTAATCTGTAGCTTGTTACTCCCTATTTCTCATACCAACTCTTTGTCATGCTGCATCGCATTCACCCAACGCCTGCGCCTCCTCTCCTTGTTAAGGGGAGGTTAGGAGGGGTCAGTATACGGTGCAACCAGATAGAGCATGGGTATCAGCACCTTTCTATTTCTACTTCCATTCAAGAACTGTCAAGACATTGAGCTATGAGCTTCTCCATACATGAGTCAAAAAAATACTCCCTGCCGTTTCCAATTTTATTTTTAGCTGTTTTACCGATTTTTCTACCCATCTTCCTCGTGTTTCCAGCAGTGGCTCAAGGAGAGAGTGCTACCGAGGAGCCAGCGGCCATACCCGAATTGCCAACCGTACCATCTACCTTTCCCGAACCGCCCTCGGAGG
This genomic interval carries:
- the purD gene encoding phosphoribosylamine--glycine ligase; its protein translation is MKVLVVGSGGREHALAWKLLQSPRVQEVFCIPGNGGTARLERCRNLALNVSDFEGIGRFALVNNVALIVIGPEVPLAAGITDYLQQQGLMVFGPSQAGAQVEASKAWSKALMKQANIPTAAAAVFTDAAAAIAYVKAQGAPIVVKADGLAAGKGVTVAETESDAIAAIEASFAGQFGEAGYTVVVEEYLSGQEASILAVTDGKTIRPLLPAQDHKRIGDGDTGPNTGGMGAYAPAPIVTPALMARIQQEILEPTIAALRQQEIDYRGVLYAGLMITPAGDPKVIEFNCRFGDPETQAVLPLLDTPLDALMLACVQQRLDEFPPLSWKPGVAACVVIAAKGYPEKYQKGLPLRGIAQAEATGAIVFHAGTKLKQNQLVTDGGRVLNVTAVGEDFKAAIAQAYAAVETIEFEGMYYRRDIGHRAIE